DNA from Nymphaea colorata isolate Beijing-Zhang1983 chromosome 4, ASM883128v2, whole genome shotgun sequence:
CAAATGGGCATTATCGCCTCCTTGCTCATTGGGTGTACATGGCAAAAGGCGCAGTGAATTAGAGAAAATATCATCTGGGTCTTCTTAACCCAGACAGATCGTTTTGTATGATAAGGGTCGTACAATACAGAGAATACCGCAGCTACGAGTTCTATTTTCTGATCAAGTTGCTTTCAATAGTCACTAGTTCATTGTTGATCGGcatgtaaagagagagagagtcccaTCCCTGCCCTGTATATGAGGTGCATGCAGCATCAGACCCCTTTTGCCCATTTCATGGTTTCATTCATCGAAACCTCAAATTTTCCCTTCTGTATTATTATCACCATCATTATTACTACATTTGAAGATGCCCGCACAAGggcaaatttttcttctttcttttccttttgcgTTTTTTGACAGACAATACCTATATTACAAGGGCATCAATCTTCTGTGCCTAAAGAACCATAAAAATgtgcagaaaataaaaattccgCATGCACCAGTGATCAATAAAACCCACGTGAATGCCTCTGGTTCATCAAATAGTGATATCGAGAAATTCATGCCAAAGATTCCTGCTACTACCCCAAAGATTGCAACAACAAATGTCGCAGTTGTAAGCAGCAATtcaaactgaatcaactgattccGCACATTGTCCTGCATGAGACCAGTAACaatatgaaattattttgtGGCAGTAATACCAAAGGTTGACAAAGGCAAATTAGTATGCTAGCAGTGCCAATCAGATGTTGACAACTTGGAATATGGAATTAGTTCTGTCCTCCAATCTAGTAGATAAAGCAACCAGAAGGCACCTCATCGGTTTATTAATTAGCATAGATGTTACCTGGCACATCGGGCTACACTATCCACAGGAATGCAATTTTCAAGAATGATGCATGACTATGTTTCTGCGTGAAGGGTAACTGGTGGACCTTTTCTTGCATTCTATACAGCTCTATGGCATCTCAAAAATAAAGGGAGAATAGTGCTAACCAATTGTATACTGATGAAGTCCTCTGTATCATCTATATATTCCTTGAGCTGTAAAGATTAAAGTCATTCAGGAATTTTAGCAAGAACGATGTGAAGGTCAGCcaacatgaaaaggaaagaaatcttGTTTGGGTTGTGTACCGATGTTAGCTTGTTGAGGGTGCTGTCAATGACAACGAAGTAGGCTTCCAGTAACATTTCCAATTCCTCAATGTTTTCCGTGGCACTTTCTGAACTCTTCATGCTCTCGTGTCTACTTCTAGCTATGCTTAGGCTCTTCTCAAGTCTCCGGGTTTCTGTAGGAGAAGAAACAGGGGAAACAGGAGTAGAAACCGACATTCCAGCTCCTATAGAGCTGTAACCGGCTATAGATTGATCACCATCAATAGCAGATTCCACTCGCAGCTTTTTCTCTGTCAGATACATTTCAGCCATGTCACCATCATCATCCATAAGTTGTTCAATCTCATCCCTGACCTGTAAGAAATGAAACTCACAATGAAATAAAAGTGGATGAGAGTGAACATAAGATAAAGTAACAAAAGAAGTACCTTCTGAACCCTCCAGGTCAAAGCAACAAGTCTGCTCTTCAACCGACGCACTCGTTCCAAATTTAAGGTACTTATTTTAGAGGTCAGTTCATCCAACAAAGGATATGCCTCTATCTCTAGATCTGCAGCCTTTTTGGGGCCAAAAAAAATTCCCTTATTAAAGAGTTAGCTGTGGAAAATGACCAACAATTATAAAGAGAATGTCTGCAGATTCAAACTTGGAGTACAATAATCAAATTAAGGCTTTGGAAAGCTGCCAAATTTCAGTAGAGTGACAAAATCAATCGAAAATGTCCTAGAAAAAGTGAGATGAATATGAGATGATTTCAGAAAGATATTGAGGGTCAGAACCACTCAGTTTCAGGATAGGTTAGACTGATCTTGTAACAAACAAATAATCGAACATAGGCTCCTCTTGTTTAGCTAAATTTGTTTGTCCAAGCTACAAGAGGAGGGACCCAACATCTCCATACACAATACATGCATGGAACCAAAAGTATCTTTTCTGCCATGTAAGTAGGTTTTATGATGGAACCATTTTTTATGGAACAAGATGCATAAATCCTTATTATGTCATTTATCAGATTTGCTATGGATAAACTCAACATGAATATGTGTTCTACCTAACAATAAATTTCTGTTGACCGTGATGAGAAAACCAATTCAGTTTGTTCAAGAtggagacaaaaacaaaaattttgaactatGATGAGCAAATGAGACTGAGTTGTTTGAGAGGAATAGGCTTCAGAACTGCTACAGAATAGGAGAACTTTGAGAATAAAGAGGAGTCAAAGCCATATACAATGGTCTCAGCAGACTTTTCCCGAAACTTGGAAGAGGTCAATGACAGCATCTCCTGAAGCTGAAGATATGCTAGAACTACAAGCTATCAGAACATCCCTTTGAAAGATATGTAAGAGCTACAAGACTGACCATGACTCCCGACTAcgcttttattgatgactttggTCAAATATGTCCAGACAGGTGATCAGGTAGAGATTGACTTAAGATATGCAGACAAAATAGCTTGGTTGGATAACTGGATCTACGTGGGTTAATGCCTAAGGATGGTATCATCACATCCAATGGCCTGAATTGTAATCAGCACTAAGCAGAACTGCCATTATAATACAGTTTTGACATCGAAGTTACTCTACTgctggtttatgttgatgatatgattgttacaggtgatgatgaaaaagagacaacattaaagggtttactatcggctgaatttgatctcaaggatcttggcaagctgaagtatttccttggtattaaaattgccagatcaggtacaactcttgtgcttaatcaaaggaagtataccttggatttactgaaggagacaggaaaactgggatgcagaccagcttctactcctctagatgctgggtACAAACTCGgtagcaaggatggagaacttttgtgtgaagaagctaaagggagatatcaacggcTAGTTGGTAAattgatatacctcactctgactagaccagatatcacctttgctgtaaatgtgatgagccagtttatgcatgcacctacaaaTGCGCACTTGAAGGTTGTAGATAGAAtcctgtgttacttgaagaagaatcctggcaagaacttctatatgtgaaacaaaggtctatagaaattgaagggtattctgatgcagactgtgACGctcgttcttttcttttagaCAGGTTgggttggagcgggtccagacccggacccgagccccACTCGTGTAAGGGAGCCCCATCGCGAGAGGGAGTTTTCCTCCCTCGACTTCTTCAGCGTCTTCTTCTTCGACTGTTCCCTCTGCTACGACCGCAGCAAGGAAGAAGTGGCGGTCGGTGTGGTGGTGGCAGTGGCTGGACCGacgacggcagcggcggcggtggcgacGGAGGCAGCGTGGGTAAGTTtcctctctcaccctctctgtctgcttcttctcctccctcccacgcAGCCTCTCCCTACTTCGTCAGCACCCCCCCTGCCGCAtgatttctccctctccctctctgctagaGCTCCCTCCTCGTCCCGTCCGTCTCCTCTTCACCATCTCTCCCTTTGCCCCGCTCGATTTCCCTCCCCTTTGCCGTCTTTCCCATTTCTGTCTGAACCCTCTCTCTGTCCGTCTCTCTCTGTCAGTGCCTCTCCCTGCCCACACGCTCCCtacttgagctctctctccccatttcttgattgttttttcccattttccccaaccgagcactctTTCTCATGGATCTCGTCATTGTTTATTAGGATTCCAGTTTGGGGAACACGTTCTTCCCCTCGTATCAGCGTTTAGGTGGTCTTGGTATGGTGGTTTGGCACAATTTCTGCCATTTGGGGACCGATTgtacgcttgaggtggctgtcggagGCGTCACAGCAGTTTAGACAtttagattggggtgagcaaggcctatttgagcttcaattattgaatattatctatgaGAACATGTATAactattgtttgagcatgttagagtttagaattgatgatttgggacgcatgttaatgattttgtttttggggaagtttaggattatgatggagaagtgttgatttatgcctataatgatcatttaagcatgatgagttgattttcgaagcattagggaagcatggtagagattgtgttgttgtggggaagattcAAAACCATCTTTGGGAGCACGTGGCACACGTTTTTGTGAATGGGTCACCTTGGAGTTAAATACGGAAAGCATACATATGTTGGGTGTGACTATGGGGTTGATGCCTAGACtacagaaagcaaatgagaaatgtgttgtgCGGACTGggcgaagcattgagttttgacatcTGTTGGCACGGCAAGAAGTTGAAAAGTGACCTATTAGAGagtttgtaggtcgacactacccgtcgacaccctcttgaggcgatgacacgtgcctcaatgatgttgttttgtatttgtttgaattgtttgggtatctagtaggaatcttatattttgtttatgtctgcaggaacaccgggcacgtcccgtcgaccttgagctaccggattcgaagcttgaggcattttgaagagtttgtgagcgcgccacaggtatggcagcattccaggcaaatccctgcctggggcaaatgtatgaatgtgtgttcctagggtcatgggatcctaggattgtgatgcaattgattgactgtttagtgaatgaatgtgtgtatgcatgtaaatattttgatgcatgatatgaattgttttgaaaagactatgagaagtttgttttgaaaatgttacgtatttgcatatgcatgttagaattgataactgtttaggacagatgaggcggggtatcgagtcgagtgtctcctcgaccccaattgtgcattagaaagcatcctagaatgataattgcataggacagctacgagccaatcacagattgagactactctttgtggtttggctaagtttttgaagaaGTGATTGATataatgaatgatgtgaatgttttgttctgttgctTACACATTGctgcgggcaatgatgcaaataatggaattggagggtagttgtacccgtattgtatgacggctagctatgactgttattATTATGTGTAGACcttgtgtggaggcaattggaggtgtaaGTGCATTCGTGAAgtgcaccaacctcatgagctaggtgaatgtgttaatctaatgataagaatgaatgaataagagatgagaggccagtgggatgtggctatgtgtttgggagacgtcccgcttttgccactggtctcgcctgttcggagcgcaggcggtgcaaggccccaaggtactgttgtgtgttgtgcttggagcgttgggctcccgccttcccaacctgggtgtcctagggaaggctgagtatctctccttggacttcacacattcatggatgagtgctctactgcTACAACaaatgaaatggatccatactgttatgggccaccatgggggttgtctctcggttgtaggccgcccatggtgtgcacgtgcctgtgttgcacccacaggaactgttaattcactaaagtcaatgaaaatgtaatgtatatgattgtacgtgactgatgtgcatgtgattgatgtgaaagcatgtgattgaaactgtgtactgtggccattgagtggcttgTACGTGTCgtgctctgacacgacatgatgaagaatgattttgataattgttttctgatttgagCCCTATCTAAGAaggtttggtattttcctggcttgttgccatactgcgaaggctaaaccttcagttgtttctttttcaggttttggcagatccggggcagcaggttgagcagatggcttcactcacgtcctactggggaggttttgggatgtgtcttttgtattgccggcgcgtcttattttggttttattgatgtcttgtttttgttaggcatcaattatatagTCTGtggcatttttgttatacatagatgtgattttgtaagaattgaaataattatataaatgaaagttcgccacATTgctttgaattgcttggctcatctcttttgaactgttgtgtagtagcacctcgatgtttgatgtttagaaaaaaaaaatgtttgagtgccAAAAGATCGGGGTGTGAcacagactgggcaggctgtgttgacatcagaagatctacttcagggtactgcgtttACTTGGGGGaaaatctagttgtttggagaagcaagagataagatgtttgttcccgctcaagtgcagagactgaatatagggcagttgctactagagtatcagagttgttgtggctaaagatcttgctgactgatattgggatagagattgaaggacctatgaggatgtattatgacaacaagtctgcaattaacttggctaacaatccagtgcttcatgatcgaacaaagcatgttgagattgaccgtcacttcatcagagaaagaattgatgccagggagttaacattaccatacatgaagtctgaagaccaaactgctaatattctaactaaagctttacatgtaactccatttgagagaaatgtatccaagttgagcatgtttgatatgtatgcccaacttgagggggagtgttgacggatcttgatgtacGGGTCTGGgtctagacccgatccattaGGTCttagtttgggcatacttataccattgtaaaccctaatcttgtgtgttaatgaagtttctaagagagagagagagtctggcggctagtgggcaccagacctccttaCCCGTGGCTTTTTTCCCgctagttgagggtttttccacgttacatctgtgttcgatctttggttcttgtgcgtctattatttctacagtTTCCATTGTTGTTAGGCACGTGAGCTTATGGAGGCCACAAGAACATTTTACCTTCCTAGTTTAATCCCTCGAAAGTATTTTATGACCAGACAAAGGCAGCAAAAACTCACGTTTTGAAACAAGATCATGCCACGAATACTCTAGCCCATTAAGATTTATAAATAACTTTTGTAGGATTGACCAATGGCCTTATCTGCATATGTTGGAAAGGAAACAGTcagaaagaaacagaagaatCATCATCGACCAGTTAGCAATTGGTATATGTTTTTACTTTCTTGGAGGAAATAGGCAAATGAGAATTTTGCTCCAAATACACAAAGCCAGAAAATCATATATCAGCattttatcaatatgaaaaaacatgagcACCCTGTTCATGGGACTGTGTGCCAGTTCACACAATAAAGACTCAGACTTGACAACAGCCAAAAGGATTCATCCAGTCCAATGTGCCTAACAACCAAAAGAGTACAAGGAAAATGTACATTCCAATTGCACACAAATGggcttcaaaagaatgaaatgccATCACTACCATAGTTTAGTTTTGACAATCTATGACCACATGAAAACCACCCAgtcctatgtgacatagccatTGTGAAGCACAACACTATCCCTAGTCATGGGCACACCCAAACACCTAAAAAAACCCTTCATAtacacaaaatcaaactaaaaaaatattccaTGTCTGAGAACAAGACAAAGATATTTCCACAGCAAAATACAGACTTACTGACAAAGTCAGTTGTTCGCTCATACATTCCTCGTCCAACATAATGTCTTTCCTTAAATCAAAAAAGAACAGTTTTTAGGAACAACAATAAATGAATAAGATCCATAGAAAATGCAATGGGAAGAACAATGGAGAAACCAAACCTGATGCATCCACTTGATAAATCTCATAACAGGCTATTGATCACATCGGTTTGTCAGCCTATGACAAGCTGGAATGCGCATGAGTAGGCTAAAGGCCAGCTGGACACTTGCATATGCAATTAGAACAAAGACGTAGGTCTTGTAGAAAAcaaactttggattttgaagtccCTTCCTGCATGGTTATCACTATCATAGTTTAGATTTGACAATCTATAACTACATGATTCAACATAggacaaataaacataaaacagtAGGTGCAGCAACATCAAAGTGAAGTCTTTCGgatcaaaaaagaaacaacaacacAAAAACTCACACATGAAGATATGATACAAATGCTGAAGCAACACCAAACCAAAGAAAACGGAGAACAATTCTCATCACAGCTAAACGACGAGTTGTTGAATATGCCCCATACATCATGACAATGTCCAGCACACCTACATGATTAAAGGAAACAAATGATGTAAAATCATGGCCTACTCCTTGCCTCCTAAATGACATCAAGAAACAACGCAATAGAATTCCAAGCAGTATTGGTAAGCTTACCCTCAAAAAACTTTATTATTACAAAAGTGGGACCTAAACTTAGTAGCTCATTTAAGGTCTTTGAATTGAACTTCCCTTTGTTGAAAGCAAAGATAGTCAACCCCTGCACGCAGAATATGAAATTGACCTTAAGCATCAAAATAGATAACAAGCTCGTAGTAATTTAAATCATGAATGAGGATCGCAAAAGAAATAAACTCTACATTTATATGTTATATTGTATATAAAATACAATAAACATATAACATTAAATATACATTAGAAGTTATTACGTATAACATACTTTATGCACGTATTATAATGCacaatgtatataattatagtaATGTCTATTAATGATATATTACTAgtgttgaaataagaatgtttatgtttctaggtggttctttgtaatattaaagagttataagatctctttaatatttcctTTATGTTAGATTGATGTAATatgtaaatcttctttctaccctaatctctttataatagagattagggttagtaaatGAGAtgagttcttttcttctcaactctcacgtcttcagccctctctctctctctctccacgtttcaaggctgcaacatggtatcagagcgggacGTGACTGGCGACGCGACTTGAACAGCCGGCGATAGGCTGCAGACGTCCGTGAATCTGGCGACGTGACGTGAACAGCCGGCgaccctccttctccttctcaggctatctcttccaccgtcttgttctccttcctcttcttccgtctcttccttcttctcttctcatctgTTCTAGTTGACTGATTTCCAGCAACGGAACTaggtggaggagtctattcacgctaggaggtatgcgtgaatagactccagtcGTGGAGACTCTTATGGTTTGATGTGGTCTATGATCAAGGCAACGAAGTGGAGTACTgctctttatgattttttgtggCAGTTTACGTTGAATACATTTATCTGCAGTCGTTATCCATGATGTGTGAAAATTAATGTGTGGTACAACTGCGTTAGATACATAAATAGACAAGTTGTTGGTTGGAGCAGATTATTGTGGGCTTGTtgttagcaattttttttagattgcTGTTCTTTTTGGCCGTGggttgctgtcaacagttggacagcgGTTTGCTTGCTCTTGTGCATCTAACGTGGCTGTGTGGGAAATTTGGTCATGCTGATCAGTCTCttgttcaatatatatatatatatatatatatatatatatatatatattctcttgcctgtggtggttgatctcttgtggaTAGATTTGCAATGGCTAAAATCTCATgactgatttttctcatgaagttaaaagtggaggaaatccattctcttatggttctacggtaaagttagatggatctaactatgagatttggtctcgtgtgtttatgatgccAGTGATTGGACATaagaaggagcatgttatagaagaaaatgagcctgtcgaaaagagtggaaaatatggttcatggaagggagataataatattgtcatgtcgtGGATTATGAATGGTGTGCAACCACAAATCacatcaactattgcatactatacctcggccaaacaaatgtgggatttcttggaacaaacttactcaaatgacaagaatgttagcaagatattgcaggtggaggaggaattacttaatttgcaacaaGGGTGatcaaagtcttgctcagtacttcgcttccctcaagtccatctatgaacgacttaaagcattacgtccccCATGTCCAATATGTCATAAAACTCATGGTGAATAGTTTATGGTTGCGAAGTTTTTAAAGGGTCTCTCCCCTGACTATGCTGTAGCAAAGGCTTagatgttgactggagcagaaatccctgaccTAACCGAAGCCTACAACAGACTcagtcgtcttgctgtgaccctttCTCAGCCCTCTAGTGACTTACATGCTTCTGCCTTGGTAGCCTCAGGAGGTCGTGGACGCGGTACATTCAGGGGGAGAGGCATTGGTCGTGGGTGAGGAGGAGGTAGGAGGAGATTtcaatgcacctattgtggtaAAATAGGACATttagaagacagatgttgggataaacatggtcgtccttccgTTGCATCCctaggaagaaatgttgcatctaagcagggcaagaattctTTACCGTCTCCTATTGGGTCTGTTTaggcagcttcatcagttgTAGATGGGTCGTTATCTCCTTCTCACCCTGAGACAGTGACAGTGAGTACCAACAAGTCTGAGTATGAGGACTTCCTAGCACTCAAATCTTCCCAGCCGTCGGCCTCTACAGTcatgatagacagtgctatgtctgttgatagtgtcccacatgatacaggtactacttggattattgattccggagcatcgagacacttttgtagtaaacCTTCTATGTTCATTGTGCTACACATGTTGCCTCAGGCACGTCATGTgaaacttgcagatggtagatagACACTTATTTTGGGTTATGGTGATatcaagatttctcagtctatgactattccagatgtgttatatgctcctaagttctcaacaaatttgttatcaattggacaattgattaatgacttACACtatcgtgttacatttgactatagtttatgttcatttcaagacttgcaaactgggaagacgattggtggaggctatgagaaaggaggcatctacttcctgtcggatccagtgggtattgcagcatcatcgatcacctcaccgtcctcctctttccagtggcatctcagacttggtcatccatctgtctccaagctccgtcaccttCTTCCTCAGCTTTCAATACCAGAatcgttccagtgtgaagcctgtcaacttggcaaacacacctgtagcagttattcatcgagtctttgtccatccagttgtggactatttgatcttcttcatgttgatgtgtggggtcctagcagagttgctagtaggtcaagatttcagtattttcttgtcattgttgatgattattctcgagtcacttgggtctcccttttgaaggaaaggtctgaagtagtatgtattctcaaaaatcttattattgaaataaagacccagtttggtattcttgtgaAAAACATTCGCACCGATAACGCCCTTGAGTTCAAAGCCTcaaccttaatgaagttttactccgATAATGACATTTTTCCTTAGTTTACTTCtccccatacctcccaacaaaatggagtagctgaacgtaaacatcgccaactcttaaatgtggctcgttccctaaTGTTTCATATCAAGTTACCTGCATCTTTTTGAGGAGATGCCATCCTCACGGCCTGTTACTTAACCAACCGTTTACCCttatcctccattgacaacaaggttcccattaaacttgtgcatccaCAACGACCCTTATTTCCAGTGGCttccaaagtatttggttgcacatgcttcgttcacatacttggacccacacgtgataaattgggagcccaagccattaagtgtatctttataggCTACTACAAAAACCATAagggctacaaatgctttgatcccttaactcaaaaggagtatatcagtgcagatgtcacattctttgagtctcatcCTTATTATAGCTCCTCTTCCATCCTTCTTGAGATGCCACCCTCACCAGACCCACTACCAATTCCTCatattcctttggagtcgttcccgtttgaatctccttctactatagtgtccaagtttcgtgatcctccgctggtctacacacgtcgacgggacccttctcataatccTTCGCCAACCGTTTCTCAgcaggtaagtacatctgaagtgcaTAGCCCTAGTCATTCTGATccctgtcaagacttacctattgctcttcgcaaaggcaggcgacaatgtactttacatctTATATCTCATTTTATGTCTACTGATggtgttggtaaaaatatgcaacagttcATTCTGGCTGCCTACATGTCACCAGCAGGCTTTATTAGACACCCAATGGAgacgggctatgcaagatgagatagatgccttagtgcagagaggcacttgggaacttgttgctTCTCCTCCtcgttgtgatattgttggctcaaagtgggtattcacagtgaaatataattctgatggtcctatggaacgatacaaagctcggttggttgctaagggctacacgcagacctacggtgtggatttctttgagaccttctctccagttgctcggttgggaaccattcgtcttatcatttctgtggctgtccaccatgactggcacatgtatgaactggatgtcaaaaacgcctttttgtacggtgatctcgatgagactgtctatatgcaacaaccaccaggatttgaacgacagggggagtgtggcaaagtgtgcaagctgaagaaagctatttatggactcaagcagagtcctcgtgcatggtttcacaagtttttcgaggtagtctcaaagtgtggctttgtgagatctcctcttgatcattttttgtttatcaagaagacttcCAGAGGTATAACcgttctcgtggtttatgttgatgatattatcctaacaggtgactctgatcaagaaatttctaatGCAAaactgtttcttcaaaaacactttgtgacgaaagatcttggtccactttgatacttcttgggaatagaagttgctcgaAATAAGGAaggtgttgttctctctcaacgaaagtatgttgttgatttattgcaggacacagggatgctaggagctgAACCGGCTAATTtgcctatgaatccacgtatacaccttcatgatgaccaaacagaattagtggattctcgatcttatagatcccttattggaaaactactctatgttactgtgacaagaccagacattagttttgcagtggggaagctaagtcaatttatggaaaaaccaaggaaagttcattgggatgctgctttgatggtggttaaatatctgaaatcgtctcatggcaaaggccttttgttcacaaaatgCGGGactctggaagtggaagcctatagtgatgctgattatgctggctcAATCgaggacagaaaatctaccacaggattttgtgtatttgtgggaggcaacctcatatcatggagaagtaaaaaacaaggtgtggtgtcaagatctagtgcagaacctgaata
Protein-coding regions in this window:
- the LOC116253575 gene encoding magnesium transporter MRS2-B-like isoform X1 codes for the protein MLDEECMSEQLTLSAADLEIEAYPLLDELTSKISTLNLERVRRLKSRLVALTWRVQKVRDEIEQLMDDDGDMAEMYLTEKKLRVESAIDGDQSIAGYSSIGAGMSVSTPVSPVSSPTETRRLEKSLSIARSRHESMKSSESATENIEELEMLLEAYFVVIDSTLNKLTSLKEYIDDTEDFISIQLDNVRNQLIQFELLLTTATFVVAIFGVVAGIFGMNFSISLFDEPEAFTWVLLITGACGIFIFCTFLWFFRHRRLMPL
- the LOC116253575 gene encoding magnesium transporter MRS2-B-like isoform X2 produces the protein MILFQNAADLEIEAYPLLDELTSKISTLNLERVRRLKSRLVALTWRVQKVRDEIEQLMDDDGDMAEMYLTEKKLRVESAIDGDQSIAGYSSIGAGMSVSTPVSPVSSPTETRRLEKSLSIARSRHESMKSSESATENIEELEMLLEAYFVVIDSTLNKLTSLKEYIDDTEDFISIQLDNVRNQLIQFELLLTTATFVVAIFGVVAGIFGMNFSISLFDEPEAFTWVLLITGACGIFIFCTFLWFFRHRRLMPL